From the Manis pentadactyla isolate mManPen7 chromosome 7, mManPen7.hap1, whole genome shotgun sequence genome, one window contains:
- the SSMEM1 gene encoding serine-rich single-pass membrane protein 1 — protein sequence MGDLFSLFWEADPPPIPLSFTIPNQDCECQKDDPCGAIGSFLLWYFVIILVVMFFSRASLWMSDKDKDNGTSTSLSKASRDTSCKRQSKDGNWDSLQMMKKPKQSELTPVTDSEVALVNASPERRLARCHSLISQVNQNQPDSDTTDWDSEESHCGASSWKESESEHDPSPASIKKKKKTQRPRNVASYQKRERLCLHCKAVRTDEWLTRHFLQNTSLTPVKGHTQKDNSVPEINIECSKF from the exons ATGGGAGaccttttttccttattttgggAGGCGGATCCTCCCCCCATACCTTTAAGTTTTACCATTCCAAATCAGGACTGTGAATGCCAGAAGGATGACCCTTGTGGGGCAATAGGGAGCTTCCTGCTTTGGTATTTTGTCATTATATTGGTCGTGATGTTCTTCTCTCGGGCATCTCTCTGG ATGTCTGACAAGGATAAAGACAATGGGACAAGCACTTCATTAAGTAAAG CAAGCAGAGATACATCCTGCAAGAGGCAAAGCAAAGATGGTAACTGGGACTCTTTACAAATGATGAAAAAACCAAAGCAGAGCGAACTTACCCCTGTAACTGATTCAGAAGTGGCTTTGGTCAATGCCAGTCCTGAACGAAGACTAGCCAGGTGCCATTCTCTAATCAGCCAAGTGAATCAGAACCAACCCGACAGTGATACTACTGACTGGGACAGTGAGGAATCTCACTGTGGAGCCTCCTCATGGAAGGAGAGTGAAAGTGAGCACGACCCATCACCAGCcagtattaagaagaaaaaaaaaactcagaggCCAAGGAATGTAGCAAGTTACCAAAAGAGGGAAAGGCTCTGCCTTCACTGCAAAGCTGTGAGAACCGATGAATGGCTGACACGCCACTTCCTTCAAAACACTTCTCTAACCCCAGTGAAGGGACATACTCAAAAGGATAATTCTGTACCTGAAATTAACATAGAATGTAGCAAATTTTGA
- the TMEM209 gene encoding transmembrane protein 209 isoform X2 has protein sequence MQGEPSPSASLIDRTIKMRKETEARKVVLAWGLLNVSIAGMIYTEMTGKLISSYYNVTYWPLWYIELALASLFSLNALFDFWRYFKYTVAPTSLVVSPGQQTLLGLKTAVVQTPAHDLAATQIPPSPPSPSIQGQSVLSYSPSRSPSTSPKFTTSCITGYSPQLQGLSSGGSGSYSPGVTYSPVSGYNKLASYSPSPSPPYPTTVGPVESSGLRSRYRSSPTVYNSPTDKEDYMTDLRTLDTFLRSEEEKQHRVKLGSPDLTSPSTSPTFWNYNRSVGDYAQTLKKFQYQLACRSQAPCANKDEADLSSKQAAEEVWARVTMNRQLLDHMDSWTAKFRNWINETVLVPLVQEIESVSTQMRRMGCPELQIGEASITSLKQAALVKAPLIPTLNTIVQYLDLTPNQEYLFERIKELSQGGCMSSFRWNRGGDFKGRKWDTDLPTDSAIIMHVFCTYLDSRLPPHPKYPDGKTFTSQHFVQTPNKPDVTNENVFCIYQSAVNPPHYELIYQRHVYSLPKMLQKASSYTEKRCGLNKS, from the exons aTGCAAGGGGAGCCAAGCCCTAGTGCTTCCCTTATTGACAGAACCATcaagatgagaaaggaaacagaagCTAGGAAAGTGGTTTTAGCTTGGGGACTCCTAAATGTATCCATAGCTGGAATGATATATACTGAAAT gaCTGGAAAATTGATTAGTTCATATTATAATGTGACATACTGGCCCCTCTGGTATATAG AGCTTGCCCTTGCTTCTCTCTTCAGCCTAAATGCCTTATTTGATTTTTGGAGATATTTCAAATATACTGTGGCACCAACAAGTCTAGTTGTTAGCCCTGGACAGCAAACACTTTTAGGGTTGAAAACAGCTG tTGTACAGACTCCTGCACATGATCTGGCAGCAACCCAAATCCCTCCTTCTCCACCTTCTCCTTCAATTCAGGGTCAGAGTGTATTGAGTTACAGCCCATCTCGTTCACCCAGTACCAGCCCCAAGTTCACCACCAGCTGTATAACGGGATACAGCCCTCAGCTGCAAGGTCTGTCGTCAGGTGGCAGTGGTTCATATAGCCCTGGAGTGACCTACTCACCCGTCAGTGGTTATAATAAG ttggCAAGCTATAGTCCCTCTCCTTCTCCTCCATACCCTACCACTGTTGGACCAGTGGAGAGCAGTGGATTGAGATCTCGCTACCGTTCTTCACCCACCGTCTATAACTCCCCTACTGACAAAGAAGACTACATGACAGACCTACGAACTCTGGATACTTTTCTtagaagtgaagaagagaaacagcATAGAGTTAAGCTGG GGAGCCCAGACTTGACCTCGCCTTCCACCAGTCCTACTTTCTGGAACTACAATCGTTCTGTGGGGGATTATGCACAGACTTTAAAGAAGTTTCAGTATCAGCTTGCCTGTAGGTCTCAGGCCCCATGTGCTAACAAAGATGAAGCCGATCTCAGTTCTAAACAAGCTGCAGAGGag GTTTGGGCAAGAGTGACTATGAATAGACAACTTCTTGATCATATGGATTCATGGACAGCCAAGTTCAGAAAT TGGATCAATGAGACAGTATTAGTGCCACTTGTACAAGAGATTGAGTCTGTCAGCACACAGATGAGAAGAATGGGCTGTCCAGAGCTACAAATAGGAG aggCTAGCATTACTAGCTTGAAACAAGCTGCTCTGGTCAAAGCTCCTCTCATTCCAACTCTGAATACAATCGTGCAGTATCTAGACCTTACCCCAAATCAGGAATACTTGTTTGAAAGGATCAAAG AACTTTCTCAAGGAGGCTGTATGAGCTCGTTTCGATGGAATAGAGGTGGAGACTTCAAAGGACGCAAGTGGGATACAGACCTGCCCACAGATTCTGCT aTCATCATGCATGTATTTTGCACCTACCTGGATTCCAGATTACCTCCACATCCCAAATACCCTGACGGAAAGACATTCACTTCTCAGCACTTTGTTCAGACTCCAAAtaagccag ATGTGACAAATGAGAATGTGTTTTGCATTTATCAGAGTGCTGTTAACCCTCCCCATTATGAGCTAATCTACCAGCGTCATGTCTACAGTCTTCCAAAG ATGCTGCAGAAGGCATCATCATACACTGAAAAGAGATGTGGACTGAACAAGAGTTAG
- the TMEM209 gene encoding transmembrane protein 209 isoform X1: protein MQGEPSPSASLIDRTIKMRKETEARKVVLAWGLLNVSIAGMIYTEMTGKLISSYYNVTYWPLWYIELALASLFSLNALFDFWRYFKYTVAPTSLVVSPGQQTLLGLKTAVVQTPAHDLAATQIPPSPPSPSIQGQSVLSYSPSRSPSTSPKFTTSCITGYSPQLQGLSSGGSGSYSPGVTYSPVSGYNKLASYSPSPSPPYPTTVGPVESSGLRSRYRSSPTVYNSPTDKEDYMTDLRTLDTFLRSEEEKQHRVKLGSPDLTSPSTSPTFWNYNRSVGDYAQTLKKFQYQLACRSQAPCANKDEADLSSKQAAEEVWARVTMNRQLLDHMDSWTAKFRNWINETVLVPLVQEIESVSTQMRRMGCPELQIGEASITSLKQAALVKAPLIPTLNTIVQYLDLTPNQEYLFERIKELSQGGCMSSFRWNRGGDFKGRKWDTDLPTDSAIIMHVFCTYLDSRLPPHPKYPDGKTFTSQHFVQTPNKPDVTNENVFCIYQSAVNPPHYELIYQRHVYSLPKGRNNMFHTLLMFLYIIKTKESGMLGRVNFGLSGVNILWIFGE, encoded by the exons aTGCAAGGGGAGCCAAGCCCTAGTGCTTCCCTTATTGACAGAACCATcaagatgagaaaggaaacagaagCTAGGAAAGTGGTTTTAGCTTGGGGACTCCTAAATGTATCCATAGCTGGAATGATATATACTGAAAT gaCTGGAAAATTGATTAGTTCATATTATAATGTGACATACTGGCCCCTCTGGTATATAG AGCTTGCCCTTGCTTCTCTCTTCAGCCTAAATGCCTTATTTGATTTTTGGAGATATTTCAAATATACTGTGGCACCAACAAGTCTAGTTGTTAGCCCTGGACAGCAAACACTTTTAGGGTTGAAAACAGCTG tTGTACAGACTCCTGCACATGATCTGGCAGCAACCCAAATCCCTCCTTCTCCACCTTCTCCTTCAATTCAGGGTCAGAGTGTATTGAGTTACAGCCCATCTCGTTCACCCAGTACCAGCCCCAAGTTCACCACCAGCTGTATAACGGGATACAGCCCTCAGCTGCAAGGTCTGTCGTCAGGTGGCAGTGGTTCATATAGCCCTGGAGTGACCTACTCACCCGTCAGTGGTTATAATAAG ttggCAAGCTATAGTCCCTCTCCTTCTCCTCCATACCCTACCACTGTTGGACCAGTGGAGAGCAGTGGATTGAGATCTCGCTACCGTTCTTCACCCACCGTCTATAACTCCCCTACTGACAAAGAAGACTACATGACAGACCTACGAACTCTGGATACTTTTCTtagaagtgaagaagagaaacagcATAGAGTTAAGCTGG GGAGCCCAGACTTGACCTCGCCTTCCACCAGTCCTACTTTCTGGAACTACAATCGTTCTGTGGGGGATTATGCACAGACTTTAAAGAAGTTTCAGTATCAGCTTGCCTGTAGGTCTCAGGCCCCATGTGCTAACAAAGATGAAGCCGATCTCAGTTCTAAACAAGCTGCAGAGGag GTTTGGGCAAGAGTGACTATGAATAGACAACTTCTTGATCATATGGATTCATGGACAGCCAAGTTCAGAAAT TGGATCAATGAGACAGTATTAGTGCCACTTGTACAAGAGATTGAGTCTGTCAGCACACAGATGAGAAGAATGGGCTGTCCAGAGCTACAAATAGGAG aggCTAGCATTACTAGCTTGAAACAAGCTGCTCTGGTCAAAGCTCCTCTCATTCCAACTCTGAATACAATCGTGCAGTATCTAGACCTTACCCCAAATCAGGAATACTTGTTTGAAAGGATCAAAG AACTTTCTCAAGGAGGCTGTATGAGCTCGTTTCGATGGAATAGAGGTGGAGACTTCAAAGGACGCAAGTGGGATACAGACCTGCCCACAGATTCTGCT aTCATCATGCATGTATTTTGCACCTACCTGGATTCCAGATTACCTCCACATCCCAAATACCCTGACGGAAAGACATTCACTTCTCAGCACTTTGTTCAGACTCCAAAtaagccag ATGTGACAAATGAGAATGTGTTTTGCATTTATCAGAGTGCTGTTAACCCTCCCCATTATGAGCTAATCTACCAGCGTCATGTCTACAGTCTTCCAAAG GGCCGAAATAATATGTTTCATACATTGTTAATGTTCCTCTACATAATAAAGACCAAAGAGTCAGGAATGCTTGG gaGAGTTAATTTTGGTCTATCCGGTGTGAATATTCTGTGGATTTTTGGCGAGTAG